The following proteins are co-located in the Alcaligenes faecalis genome:
- the hisA gene encoding 1-(5-phosphoribosyl)-5-[(5-phosphoribosylamino)methylideneamino]imidazole-4-carboxamide isomerase: MLLIPAIDLKDGRCVRLRQGDLDDATIFSDDPAKIATQWLEQGARRLHLVDLNGAFAGKPKNGEAIKSIIAAIDGEIPVQIGGGIRDLDTIERYLDVGISYVIIGTAAVKSPGFLQDACSAFPGNIIVGLDARDGKIATDGWSKLTRHDVLDLAKKFEDYGCESIIYTDIGRDGMLTGVNIEATVKLSQHVKIPVIASGGVTNLKDIEDLCAVEHEGIEGVILGRSIYEGTLNFAEAQTFADEYPA; this comes from the coding sequence ATGCTTTTGATTCCCGCCATCGACCTTAAAGACGGGCGTTGTGTGCGCCTTCGCCAGGGTGACCTGGACGACGCCACTATTTTCTCGGATGATCCAGCCAAAATAGCAACACAGTGGCTCGAGCAAGGGGCCCGGCGCCTGCATCTGGTGGACTTGAACGGCGCCTTTGCCGGCAAGCCCAAGAACGGTGAAGCCATCAAATCCATTATTGCGGCCATTGACGGTGAGATTCCGGTACAGATCGGTGGCGGTATCCGCGATCTGGACACCATCGAACGCTACCTGGACGTTGGCATCAGTTATGTCATTATTGGCACTGCCGCCGTCAAAAGCCCAGGCTTCCTACAAGATGCCTGCAGCGCCTTTCCTGGCAACATCATTGTTGGTCTGGACGCCCGTGATGGCAAAATCGCCACCGACGGCTGGAGCAAGCTGACTCGCCACGACGTACTGGACCTGGCCAAGAAATTCGAAGACTACGGCTGCGAATCCATTATCTACACGGATATTGGCCGTGACGGCATGCTGACCGGCGTCAATATTGAAGCCACCGTCAAGCTGTCCCAACACGTCAAGATTCCTGTCATCGCCTCCGGTGGCGTCACCAATCTGAAAGACATTGAAGACCTGTGTGCCGTAGAGCACGAAGGGATTGAAGGTGTCATTTTAGGTCGCAGCATTTACGAAGGCACCCTGAATTTTGCCGAGGCACAAACCTTTGCCGACGAGTACCCGGCATGA
- the hisD gene encoding histidinol dehydrogenase yields MSLIHRLTSQSAQFDAELRTLLAYEASEDASIEHACAEILHRIQHEGDTALLDYTQRFDRLALEQASALEISKEELFAALDSLPADQRKALEQAAERVRRYHEHQRAQTWTYTEADGTVLGQQVTPLDRVGLYVPGGKAAYPSSVLMNAIPAKVAGVPELIMVTPTPDGVRNPIVLAAAALGGVDRVFTIGGAQAVGALAYGTDTIPPVDKIVGPGNAYVAAAKRRVFGVVGIDMIAGPSEILIISDGSAPADWVAMDLFSQAEHDELAQAILLCPDADFLDQVEAAIERLLPTMPREDIIRRSLSGRGALIHVRDLDEACKISNHIAPEHLEVSTRNAQDLLGKIRHAGAIFLGPYSSESLGDYCAGPNHVLPTARTARFSSPLGVYDFQKRSSIIQVSESGAQTLGPIAATLAQGEGLYAHAASAQFRLNQS; encoded by the coding sequence ATGTCACTGATCCATCGCCTGACCTCCCAATCCGCCCAGTTCGACGCCGAACTGCGCACGCTGTTGGCTTACGAAGCGTCTGAAGACGCGTCTATCGAGCACGCTTGTGCCGAAATTCTGCATCGTATCCAGCATGAGGGAGACACGGCCTTACTGGATTACACCCAACGCTTTGACCGGTTGGCCCTTGAACAAGCCTCGGCACTGGAAATCTCCAAGGAAGAGCTATTCGCGGCCCTGGACAGCCTGCCTGCCGATCAGCGCAAGGCACTGGAACAGGCCGCCGAGCGCGTGCGCCGCTATCACGAGCACCAACGCGCACAAACCTGGACCTACACGGAAGCCGACGGCACCGTGCTGGGTCAGCAAGTTACCCCCTTGGACCGTGTGGGACTCTATGTTCCCGGTGGCAAGGCCGCTTACCCCTCCTCGGTTTTGATGAACGCCATTCCCGCCAAAGTGGCTGGTGTTCCAGAACTGATCATGGTCACGCCTACACCCGATGGCGTGCGCAACCCCATCGTGCTGGCGGCTGCCGCCCTGGGTGGTGTCGATCGCGTGTTCACCATTGGTGGCGCACAAGCCGTAGGCGCTTTGGCTTACGGTACGGACACCATCCCGCCGGTAGACAAGATTGTCGGCCCCGGCAACGCCTATGTCGCCGCTGCCAAACGCCGCGTCTTTGGTGTGGTTGGCATCGACATGATTGCCGGCCCCTCCGAAATCCTGATCATCAGCGACGGCAGTGCTCCTGCTGACTGGGTGGCCATGGACCTGTTCTCCCAGGCCGAACACGACGAGTTGGCCCAAGCCATCTTGCTATGCCCGGATGCCGACTTCCTGGATCAGGTTGAAGCCGCTATCGAACGCCTGTTGCCCACCATGCCACGCGAGGACATCATCCGTCGCAGCCTGTCTGGTCGCGGTGCCCTGATCCACGTCCGCGATCTGGACGAGGCCTGTAAGATCAGCAACCATATCGCGCCGGAACACCTGGAAGTCTCTACCCGGAACGCCCAGGACTTGTTGGGCAAAATCCGCCATGCTGGCGCCATTTTCCTGGGCCCCTACAGCTCTGAATCGCTGGGCGATTACTGTGCCGGGCCTAACCATGTCCTGCCGACGGCACGCACTGCGCGTTTCTCGTCACCCTTGGGCGTCTACGATTTCCAGAAACGCAGCAGCATTATTCAGGTTTCAGAATCAGGCGCCCAAACACTGGGACCCATAGCCGCTACGCTGGCTCAAGGCGAGGGGCTGTATGCCCACGCTGCCAGCGCGCAATTCCGATTGAACCAATCCTGA
- a CDS encoding ABC transporter permease, whose protein sequence is MGSGFPTLLRKELMRFWKVGFQTIAAPVLTALMYLLIFAHVLEGRVTVYDSVPYTAFLIPGLMMMSMLQNAFANPSSSLIQSRITGNLVFILLPPLSHREIFAAYLLASIARGVCVGLCVWLVSLFFVSLPLANPLWVLTFAVLSCGIMGTLGLIAGLWSEKFDQLAAFQNFLIMPATFLSGVFYSIHSLPPFWQAVSHWNPLLYTIDGFRYGFFAASDISPWFSLTVVASVFVALCLISLRLLASGYKLRN, encoded by the coding sequence ATGGGTTCGGGCTTTCCCACGCTGCTGCGCAAAGAGCTGATGCGCTTCTGGAAAGTGGGCTTTCAGACCATTGCAGCGCCCGTACTGACGGCGCTGATGTATTTGCTGATTTTCGCCCACGTGCTGGAAGGCCGCGTCACGGTGTACGATTCCGTGCCCTACACCGCCTTCCTGATTCCGGGCCTGATGATGATGAGCATGTTGCAAAACGCCTTTGCCAACCCCTCGTCCTCGCTGATTCAAAGTCGCATCACGGGCAATCTGGTGTTTATCCTGTTGCCTCCCCTGTCACACCGCGAGATTTTCGCCGCCTATCTACTGGCGTCCATCGCCCGTGGCGTCTGTGTGGGCCTCTGTGTCTGGCTGGTGTCCCTGTTTTTCGTCTCCCTGCCCCTGGCCAACCCTTTGTGGGTATTGACCTTTGCCGTTCTGTCTTGCGGCATTATGGGCACCTTGGGCCTGATTGCCGGTCTGTGGTCTGAAAAATTCGACCAATTGGCCGCGTTCCAGAACTTTCTGATCATGCCTGCAACCTTTTTGTCGGGTGTGTTCTATTCGATTCATAGCCTGCCACCGTTTTGGCAAGCTGTTTCACACTGGAACCCGTTGCTCTATACCATTGACGGATTCCGCTACGGTTTTTTTGCCGCCTCGGATATTTCTCCCTGGTTCAGCCTGACCGTTGTCGCCAGCGTCTTTGTGGCGCTGTGTCTGATTTCGCTACGCCTGCTTGCCTCAGGCTATAAATTACGGAATTGA
- the hisI gene encoding phosphoribosyl-AMP cyclohydrolase, whose amino-acid sequence MADLPTWLTEIRFDEQGLIPAIAQDQATGKILMVAWMNQESLQETVSTGRAVYWSRSRQRLWRKGEESGHVQHVSDLRLDCDGDVILLRVEQLGQIACHTGRESCFYRQLQGQSDQAQWVVVDPVLKDPEHIYR is encoded by the coding sequence ATGGCAGACTTACCGACCTGGTTGACTGAAATCCGCTTTGATGAACAAGGTCTGATCCCCGCGATTGCGCAGGACCAAGCCACGGGCAAAATCCTGATGGTCGCCTGGATGAACCAGGAGTCCCTGCAAGAGACCGTCAGCACCGGCCGCGCCGTGTACTGGTCGCGTTCCCGCCAGCGCCTGTGGCGCAAGGGCGAGGAATCCGGCCATGTGCAACACGTCAGCGACTTGCGCCTGGACTGCGACGGCGACGTTATTTTGCTCCGCGTGGAACAGCTTGGTCAGATCGCCTGTCATACGGGTCGTGAAAGCTGCTTTTATCGCCAGTTGCAAGGCCAGAGCGACCAAGCACAATGGGTGGTGGTTGACCCCGTCCTGAAAGACCCGGAGCATATTTACCGATGA
- the hisG gene encoding ATP phosphoribosyltransferase, which translates to MSPAGLNQPLTLALSKGRIFDETLPLLEEAGIKVLESPETSRKLILPTNSPDLRLIIVRATDVPTYVQYGAAHIGIAGKDVLYEHMEQHPGGLYQPVDLNIARCRLCVAVAEGFDYHSAVKQGSRLRIATKYTRAAREHFAGKGVYVDLIKLYGSMELAPLVGLADAIVDLVSSGGTLRANKLVEVEDITPISSRLIVNQAAMKNRGAQLQPLIDAFSRASLDE; encoded by the coding sequence ATGAGTCCCGCCGGTTTAAATCAACCTCTGACACTGGCCTTGTCCAAAGGCCGGATTTTTGACGAAACCCTGCCTTTGCTGGAAGAGGCCGGTATCAAGGTGCTGGAAAGCCCGGAAACGTCACGCAAACTGATCCTGCCCACCAATAGCCCGGACCTGCGTCTGATTATTGTGCGCGCCACGGACGTGCCAACCTACGTGCAATACGGCGCCGCTCATATCGGGATTGCCGGCAAGGACGTGCTGTACGAGCACATGGAACAGCACCCCGGTGGTCTGTACCAACCTGTGGACCTGAACATTGCCCGTTGCCGCCTGTGTGTGGCCGTCGCAGAAGGCTTTGACTACCACTCGGCTGTCAAGCAGGGTTCGCGCCTGCGTATCGCCACCAAATACACACGTGCAGCTCGCGAACACTTTGCCGGCAAGGGCGTGTATGTGGACCTGATCAAGCTCTACGGCTCCATGGAGCTGGCTCCACTGGTCGGTCTGGCCGACGCCATTGTGGACCTGGTCTCCAGCGGCGGTACCTTGCGTGCCAACAAGCTGGTGGAAGTGGAAGACATCACCCCCATTTCCTCGCGCTTGATCGTCAATCAGGCCGCCATGAAAAACCGCGGCGCACAGCTACAACCCCTGATTGACGCTTTCTCGCGGGCGTCGTTGGACGAGTAA
- a CDS encoding phosphoribosyl-ATP diphosphatase, which yields MSEQPTVETILDHLGRTLKSRLPAQGGDPSSSYAARLLAKGPDAFLKKIGEEATELVMAAKDQERERIVCETADLWFHSLVALTYYGLGPRDVLTELLRREGTSGLEEKASRPKDQA from the coding sequence ATGAGCGAACAACCTACTGTCGAGACTATCCTCGATCATCTTGGCCGCACCTTGAAGTCCCGTTTGCCGGCACAAGGCGGGGATCCCTCCTCGTCCTACGCCGCCAGGCTTCTGGCCAAAGGGCCGGATGCCTTCTTGAAGAAGATCGGCGAAGAAGCGACCGAGTTGGTCATGGCAGCTAAGGATCAGGAACGCGAACGCATTGTCTGCGAAACCGCAGACCTGTGGTTTCATAGCCTGGTGGCCCTGACCTATTATGGTCTGGGGCCTCGCGATGTGCTGACAGAACTGCTGCGCCGTGAAGGCACATCGGGATTGGAAGAAAAAGCTTCGCGACCTAAGGATCAAGCGTAA
- a CDS encoding histidine triad nucleotide-binding protein gives MSENCLFCKIAAGQIPSKKVYEDEDFLAFHDINPAAPIHILVIPKKHVVSMQDVSGQDSEWLGKMMALAPSLAAKAGCRPGPEGGFRIVINSGLDGGQEINHLHMHILGGERPWQQRAAMAA, from the coding sequence ATGAGCGAGAACTGTCTGTTTTGTAAAATTGCTGCCGGTCAGATCCCGTCCAAGAAAGTGTACGAGGACGAGGACTTTCTGGCATTTCACGACATCAACCCAGCTGCACCTATCCATATCCTGGTCATCCCCAAGAAACACGTCGTGTCCATGCAGGACGTATCGGGCCAGGATAGCGAATGGTTGGGTAAAATGATGGCTTTGGCACCTTCCCTGGCCGCAAAGGCTGGTTGTCGCCCCGGCCCCGAAGGCGGTTTCCGCATTGTCATCAACAGCGGTTTGGATGGCGGGCAGGAAATCAACCATTTACACATGCACATCTTGGGCGGTGAGCGCCCATGGCAACAACGCGCAGCCATGGCTGCTTAA
- a CDS encoding BolA family protein — translation MLPTPEQVHQYIADNLPCEHLQVQGDGSHFEALIVSTAFEGKRLIARHQLVYKALGDRMKAEIHALSMRTLTPDEYKANPNG, via the coding sequence ATGTTGCCGACCCCCGAACAAGTTCACCAATACATTGCCGACAACCTGCCCTGTGAGCACCTGCAAGTGCAAGGCGACGGTTCCCACTTTGAGGCCCTGATCGTCAGCACTGCCTTTGAAGGCAAACGTCTGATTGCGCGTCACCAACTGGTCTACAAGGCTCTGGGTGACCGGATGAAAGCTGAAATCCACGCCCTGTCCATGCGCACGCTTACCCCCGACGAATACAAGGCCAATCCGAATGGATAA
- a CDS encoding ABC transporter ATP-binding protein — MSAFKLDNVSKRFAPQSRGLKSLFSPPRSDAGFLAVDQVSLTIEHGEFFGLLGPNGAGKTTLISMLAGLTRPTSGQVSVCGYDVRTQYQKARQSLGVVPQEIVYDPFFTVRETLRLQSGYFGLKNNDDWIDEILANLALSDKADVNMRALSGGMKRRVLVAQALVHRPPVIILDEPTAGVDVDLRRTLWEFIIRLNQQGHTILLTTHYLEEAQALCGRLAMLKSGKIVALDTTQAIMERAGGHDLEDAFVRIMHNEGKMGVAL; from the coding sequence ATGTCCGCCTTCAAACTCGATAACGTCAGCAAACGCTTCGCCCCCCAAAGCCGGGGACTCAAAAGCCTGTTCTCCCCTCCACGTTCCGATGCCGGCTTTCTGGCCGTCGACCAGGTCAGCCTGACTATTGAACATGGTGAATTTTTTGGCTTGCTCGGCCCGAACGGCGCCGGCAAAACAACCCTGATTTCCATGTTGGCCGGCCTGACCCGGCCCACCAGCGGCCAGGTAAGCGTCTGTGGTTACGATGTGCGCACCCAGTACCAGAAAGCCCGCCAATCGCTGGGCGTGGTGCCACAGGAAATTGTTTATGATCCCTTTTTCACCGTCCGTGAAACTTTGCGTCTGCAATCGGGCTACTTTGGCCTGAAAAACAATGACGACTGGATCGACGAAATTCTGGCCAATCTCGCCCTGAGCGACAAGGCCGACGTGAACATGCGCGCCTTGTCCGGCGGCATGAAGCGCCGCGTTCTGGTCGCCCAGGCGCTGGTGCACCGCCCCCCGGTCATTATTCTGGATGAACCTACTGCCGGTGTGGATGTGGACCTGCGCCGCACGCTGTGGGAATTCATCATTCGTCTGAATCAACAAGGCCACACCATCTTGCTGACCACCCACTATCTGGAAGAAGCCCAGGCCCTCTGTGGCCGGCTGGCTATGCTGAAAAGTGGCAAGATTGTCGCCCTGGATACCACCCAAGCCATTATGGAACGCGCAGGCGGCCACGATCTGGAGGATGCATTTGTGCGCATCATGCACAACGAAGGAAAAATGGGAGTCGCCCTGTGA
- the tatA gene encoding Sec-independent protein translocase subunit TatA — MGSFSIWHWLIVLVIVALVFGTKKLRNIGSDLGGAVKGFKEGMKDVGEEEKTPESVSQRTADPQTIDVQAKEKSDRT; from the coding sequence ATGGGTAGCTTTAGCATTTGGCACTGGCTGATCGTTCTGGTCATCGTTGCCCTGGTTTTCGGCACCAAAAAACTGCGTAATATCGGCTCGGATCTGGGCGGTGCAGTCAAAGGCTTCAAGGAAGGCATGAAAGACGTGGGTGAAGAAGAAAAAACACCCGAAAGCGTCAGCCAGCGTACGGCAGATCCCCAAACCATCGATGTGCAGGCCAAGGAAAAGTCCGATCGCACCTGA
- the murA gene encoding UDP-N-acetylglucosamine 1-carboxyvinyltransferase yields the protein MDKLRITGGQRLNGEITVSGAKNAALPILCASLLTADTVYLDNVPRLRDIDTTLKLLGQLGVTQERNGTLELNAGNITNLEAPYELVKTMRASILVLGPLLARFGEARVSLPGGCAIGQRPVDQHIKGLAAMGAEIHVEHGFVHARAKRLRGAVVRTDMVTVTGTENLMMAAVLAEGQTILENAAREPEVIDLAELLIKMGAKIQGHGTDRIVIDGVEHLHGAKHTICPDRIEAGTFLCAVAATGGELTLRNTDADAMGATLDKLREAGLQIETGPDWIKASMNGRPKAVSFRTSEYPGFPTDMQAQLMALNTIADGTASVVETIFENRYMHVQELNRLGAQIDIEGHMAVVTGAPYLTGATVMATDLRASASLVIAGLAARGDTTVERIYHLDRGYDRMEAKLQAVGANIERISSKET from the coding sequence ATGGATAAATTACGCATCACGGGCGGACAGCGCCTGAATGGCGAGATCACCGTCTCTGGCGCCAAAAACGCCGCCCTGCCTATTCTGTGCGCCAGTCTGCTGACTGCCGACACGGTGTACCTGGACAATGTCCCGCGTCTGCGTGACATCGACACCACCTTGAAGCTGTTGGGGCAGTTAGGTGTCACCCAGGAGCGCAATGGCACGCTGGAGCTGAATGCAGGCAACATCACCAATCTGGAAGCGCCCTACGAACTGGTGAAAACCATGCGCGCCTCCATTCTGGTGCTGGGCCCCCTGCTGGCCCGCTTTGGCGAGGCCCGCGTCAGCCTGCCCGGTGGTTGTGCCATTGGCCAACGCCCTGTGGATCAGCACATCAAAGGTCTGGCTGCCATGGGAGCAGAAATCCATGTCGAGCACGGCTTTGTACATGCCCGCGCCAAACGCTTGCGTGGTGCAGTAGTGCGTACGGACATGGTCACCGTCACCGGCACCGAAAACCTGATGATGGCGGCTGTTCTGGCAGAAGGCCAAACCATTCTGGAGAACGCGGCCCGCGAACCCGAAGTTATTGATCTGGCCGAACTGCTGATCAAAATGGGTGCCAAGATCCAGGGCCATGGCACCGACCGCATCGTCATTGACGGTGTCGAGCATCTGCACGGTGCCAAGCACACGATCTGCCCAGATCGTATCGAAGCCGGGACTTTCCTGTGTGCTGTTGCCGCTACCGGTGGCGAACTGACCTTACGCAATACCGATGCCGACGCCATGGGTGCCACGCTGGACAAATTGCGCGAAGCCGGCCTGCAGATTGAAACCGGCCCGGACTGGATCAAGGCCAGCATGAATGGTCGGCCCAAGGCCGTCAGCTTCCGCACCAGCGAGTACCCAGGCTTTCCCACGGACATGCAGGCTCAATTGATGGCACTGAACACCATTGCCGACGGCACCGCCTCGGTGGTGGAAACCATCTTTGAAAATCGCTACATGCACGTGCAAGAATTAAACCGTCTAGGTGCCCAGATCGATATCGAAGGTCATATGGCCGTGGTTACCGGCGCTCCCTACCTGACAGGCGCCACCGTCATGGCAACCGACCTGCGTGCATCGGCCAGTCTGGTCATTGCGGGTCTGGCTGCTCGGGGTGACACCACCGTCGAACGCATCTACCATCTGGACCGTGGCTACGACCGTATGGAAGCCAAGCTTCAAGCCGTAGGCGCCAACATTGAGCGAATCAGCAGCAAGGAAACCTAA
- the tatB gene encoding Sec-independent protein translocase protein TatB has protein sequence MFDISFTELLLIGVVALIVIGPERLPKVARTAGHLLGRAQRYVTEVKSDIQREINLDEVNKLKDQMEDAARSVRSSVEDTGKSLSQPLTEARDTLQHASESARKAFSDTSDSATATPDAALTEPVASQPSTDAAAPPAPSAPASDDAPRPTDAPAQPAKGPTA, from the coding sequence ATGTTTGATATCAGTTTTACTGAGCTACTCCTGATCGGCGTAGTTGCTTTGATCGTGATCGGTCCGGAGCGCCTTCCCAAAGTGGCTCGCACAGCCGGGCATCTGCTTGGCCGCGCGCAGCGTTACGTCACCGAGGTCAAGTCCGATATCCAACGTGAAATCAATCTGGACGAGGTCAATAAGCTCAAAGACCAGATGGAGGACGCTGCGCGCTCAGTGCGTAGTTCAGTCGAGGACACAGGCAAAAGCCTGAGCCAGCCTCTGACCGAAGCTCGCGACACCCTGCAACATGCGTCGGAGTCCGCGCGTAAGGCCTTCTCAGATACCTCTGACAGTGCCACTGCAACGCCCGACGCCGCTTTAACAGAACCGGTTGCCAGCCAGCCGAGCACGGATGCAGCCGCCCCGCCAGCGCCTAGCGCGCCTGCCAGTGACGACGCTCCCCGTCCTACGGATGCTCCCGCCCAACCCGCTAAAGGACCTACGGCATGA
- the hisB gene encoding imidazoleglycerol-phosphate dehydratase HisB, whose translation MRTAEITRNTNETRIRVAVNLDGTGRHSLNSGVPFLDHMLDQIARHGLIDLDVHCEGDTHIDDHHTVEDIGIALGQAFAKAVGSKAGLRRYGHAYVPLDEALSRVVVDFSGRPGLFYFVPFTRARIGQFDVDLAREFFQGFVNHALVSMHIDNLRGENAHHQCETVFKAFGRALRMALELDPRSEGVVPSTKGVL comes from the coding sequence ATGCGTACCGCCGAGATTACCCGCAATACCAATGAAACCCGCATCCGCGTGGCCGTTAACCTGGACGGCACTGGCCGTCACTCGCTCAACAGCGGCGTGCCTTTTCTGGACCACATGCTGGACCAGATCGCCCGCCACGGTCTGATTGACCTGGACGTGCACTGTGAAGGCGATACCCACATCGACGACCACCATACCGTCGAAGATATCGGCATTGCGCTAGGCCAGGCATTTGCCAAGGCTGTCGGTAGCAAAGCCGGTCTGCGCCGCTATGGCCACGCCTACGTGCCGCTGGACGAAGCCCTGTCGCGCGTGGTCGTGGACTTCTCCGGTCGCCCTGGCCTGTTTTATTTTGTGCCCTTTACCCGCGCACGAATCGGCCAGTTCGATGTAGACTTGGCACGCGAGTTTTTCCAGGGTTTTGTCAATCACGCCCTGGTTTCTATGCACATCGATAACCTGCGCGGCGAAAACGCACACCATCAGTGCGAAACCGTGTTCAAAGCCTTTGGTCGAGCATTGCGCATGGCTCTGGAGCTGGACCCACGTAGCGAAGGCGTGGTGCCTTCGACCAAAGGGGTTCTGTAA
- the hisF gene encoding imidazole glycerol phosphate synthase subunit HisF: protein MSQDVANELACRIIPCLDVTAGRVVKGINFVDLVDAGDPVEIARKYNDQGADELTFLDITATSDNRDLILPIIEQVASQIFIPLTVGGGVREVTDIQRLLNAGADKVSINSAAISNPDLVRAASDHHGKQCMVVAIDARRVSNENEAPRWEVFTHGGRRGTGLDVVEWAARMADYGAGELLLTSMDRDGTKSGFDLELTRAVSDAVSVPVIASGGVGGLQDLADGVIKGGASAVLAASIFHYGQHTIAQAKDFMAAQGIQVRR, encoded by the coding sequence ATGAGCCAGGACGTCGCCAACGAATTAGCCTGCCGCATCATTCCTTGTCTGGACGTGACCGCTGGCCGCGTGGTCAAAGGGATCAATTTTGTCGATCTGGTCGATGCCGGAGACCCGGTCGAGATCGCCCGCAAGTACAACGATCAGGGTGCCGACGAGCTGACCTTCCTGGACATTACCGCCACCTCGGACAACCGTGACTTGATCTTGCCGATCATCGAGCAGGTGGCCAGCCAGATTTTCATCCCGCTGACCGTCGGTGGCGGTGTCCGTGAAGTAACGGACATCCAGCGCCTGCTCAATGCCGGTGCGGACAAGGTTTCCATTAACAGCGCCGCCATCAGCAACCCGGATCTGGTGCGTGCTGCCAGCGATCACCATGGCAAACAGTGCATGGTTGTCGCCATTGATGCACGCCGCGTCAGCAATGAGAACGAAGCACCCCGCTGGGAAGTCTTTACCCACGGCGGTCGTCGTGGAACAGGACTAGATGTCGTGGAGTGGGCAGCCCGCATGGCCGACTATGGTGCCGGCGAGCTGCTGCTGACCAGCATGGACCGCGACGGCACCAAATCCGGCTTTGATCTGGAGCTGACTCGTGCCGTGTCCGATGCGGTCTCGGTGCCCGTTATCGCCTCTGGCGGTGTGGGTGGCCTGCAAGATCTGGCCGACGGCGTGATCAAAGGTGGTGCCAGCGCCGTACTGGCCGCCAGCATCTTCCACTACGGTCAACACACCATTGCCCAAGCCAAGGATTTCATGGCTGCGCAAGGTATTCAGGTGAGACGCTAA
- the hisH gene encoding imidazole glycerol phosphate synthase subunit HisH yields MTTIAIVDYGSGNIFSVARALHAAAPDARIVLAQTPQAILDADRVVLPGQGAMPDCMAHLDQSGLRDALLTAARSKPLLGICVGEQMLFDSSQEGNVPCLGLIPGQVRRFEGPNYKSSDHASGTGLKVPHIGWNRVHQTQDHPLWAGIEDGAFFYFVHSYFVDPLHIDQTCGSTHYGQRFTSAIANANIFALQCHPEKSADNGLQLFRNFANWKP; encoded by the coding sequence GTGACCACTATCGCTATTGTCGATTACGGTTCGGGCAACATCTTCTCGGTTGCCCGAGCACTCCATGCCGCCGCACCTGATGCGCGCATCGTTCTTGCTCAAACTCCTCAAGCCATTCTGGATGCGGACCGGGTTGTCTTACCCGGCCAGGGTGCCATGCCCGATTGCATGGCCCACCTGGACCAATCCGGTTTGCGCGACGCCTTGCTGACTGCAGCTCGCAGCAAACCTTTATTGGGTATTTGCGTAGGCGAACAGATGCTGTTCGACTCCAGCCAGGAAGGCAATGTCCCCTGTTTAGGTCTGATTCCCGGCCAAGTACGCCGTTTTGAAGGCCCAAACTACAAAAGCAGCGACCACGCCTCCGGCACCGGGCTGAAAGTGCCCCATATTGGCTGGAACCGCGTACACCAGACTCAGGACCATCCCTTATGGGCTGGCATTGAAGATGGCGCGTTCTTTTACTTTGTGCACAGCTACTTTGTCGATCCGCTGCATATAGATCAAACTTGTGGTTCGACGCACTATGGCCAACGCTTTACCTCGGCGATAGCAAACGCTAATATTTTTGCGTTGCAATGCCATCCTGAGAAAAGTGCGGACAACGGCCTGCAACTGTTCCGGAATTTCGCCAACTGGAAGCCATGA